In bacterium, a genomic segment contains:
- a CDS encoding DUF5320 domain-containing protein, with protein MPGGDGTGPGGMGPMTGRAAGYCAGYSVPGYMNPIAGRGRFGYDLGLGGGRGFGRGRGLGRGFGLRGAAYGGGYPYAQEITPQQETDMLKEQSKAIGEELEAINKRISELKSAAKESK; from the coding sequence ATGCCAGGTGGAGACGGAACAGGTCCAGGAGGAATGGGTCCAATGACAGGCAGAGCAGCAGGTTACTGCGCTGGTTACTCAGTGCCGGGTTATATGAATCCAATCGCAGGAAGAGGCCGCTTCGGTTATGACCTTGGTTTGGGTGGAGGTCGTGGTTTCGGCAGAGGTCGCGGCTTGGGACGAGGTTTTGGACTGCGTGGAGCTGCTTATGGTGGAGGCTATCCATATGCTCAGGAGATTACTCCTCAACAGGAAACAGATATGCTGAAAGAGCAGTCTAAAGCTATAGGAGAAGAACTGGAGGCCATTAATAAGCGAATCAGCGAGTTGAAATCAGCAGCCAAGGAGAGTAAATAG
- a CDS encoding ARMT1-like domain-containing protein, producing the protein MKTYLDCIPCFFRQALDMTRITGVDETTQKKVLNEVSKLIPDFPLDASPPKMGREIYRIVKGITGKDDPFKKIKQKSNKLVLDIYLKLKEKIRSSDDKLLAAVELAIAGNVIDYGVKNSLDIDKEIEKILAKDFAGYRKGSKCNFDYQEFKDVLNNAGSVLYLGDNAGEIVFDKLLIEELIKISSDIKIVYAVRDKPVINDVLIEDAVSCGLDKIVDVISSGCDAPGTILDLCSKDFLELYKNAELVISKGQGNFETLADGNRAIFFLFKVKCPVIASHTGFNLGDIVLKKV; encoded by the coding sequence ATGAAAACCTATTTAGATTGTATTCCCTGCTTTTTTAGACAAGCTCTTGATATGACAAGAATCACAGGTGTGGACGAAACTACACAAAAGAAAGTATTAAATGAGGTCTCTAAATTAATTCCCGATTTTCCATTGGATGCAAGTCCACCCAAAATGGGGAGGGAAATATATCGGATTGTAAAGGGAATAACAGGCAAAGATGACCCTTTTAAAAAGATTAAACAAAAAAGCAATAAACTAGTTTTAGATATTTACCTGAAGTTAAAGGAAAAGATTAGAAGTTCAGATGATAAGCTTTTAGCAGCGGTAGAGTTAGCCATTGCTGGTAATGTGATAGATTATGGAGTCAAGAACTCTCTGGATATTGACAAAGAGATAGAAAAGATTCTTGCCAAAGATTTTGCTGGATATAGAAAGGGTTCTAAATGCAACTTTGATTATCAGGAATTTAAGGATGTATTGAATAATGCTGGATCTGTTCTCTATCTGGGGGATAATGCTGGAGAGATTGTTTTTGACAAACTTCTAATTGAAGAATTAATCAAAATCTCATCAGATATAAAGATTGTCTACGCAGTAAGAGATAAGCCGGTTATTAATGATGTTTTGATAGAGGATGCTGTCAGCTGTGGTTTAGATAAAATAGTAGATGTCATATCAAGCGGCTGTGATGCTCCGGGTACTATTCTGGATCTTTGTTCAAAAGACTTTCTTGAGCTTTATAAGAATGCAGAACTAGTTATTAGCAAAGGTCAGGGAAATTTTGAGACATTAGCAGATGGGAACAGAGCGATATTTTTTCTATTTAAAGTGAAATGTCCAGTGATTGCAAGTCACACTGGTTTTAATCTGGGTGATATAGTTCTTAAAAAGGTATAA